One Nicotiana tomentosiformis chromosome 1, ASM39032v3, whole genome shotgun sequence genomic window, TGCTgcttaaaagtacttttcaaattaattagccatacacaaactgcttatcaccaaaaatacttttgaaaaatcacttttgaaaaaaaaacacTTATTAAAATAAGCTAATTTTTCTAGCTTGACCAAACATGCTATAAATTTAGATGTGTGACTTATTTTTCACACAGCGCAAAAAATCTCCCCCTCTTCTTTGCATTATTGTTTTTCCAAAATAACTCAAGAGGCAAGTGTAATTTGCTCCGTCATTTGAGTTTGCCGAAATTTTGTAATTTGAAGTGCCGCTattacaaaataattttttctttCTATCATAGGAGAAATTAATTTACAACAGTGAGGAGATTCAATTTCTTAAGGACACAGTCTGAATTCAATGGGTTCAAAATAATTTCTTGTTTCTGTTTGGATCAACGTTCTTCATTGTTTCTAATAGGAATACGTTTCTTCACCAAAAATGAAAAGAGAGGAAACGACTACTTACTCAAGATGTCATTAACTTGAAAATTCTTTGAAAAAGCCCAATCATTGTAATCAACGTTGCCTACAATCCAACCTTTAGAATCACCAACTTCATATACAGCAGCCGTAGATAGTTCAACGGAAGCAGCCATAATAAAGCACAGAAGAAGCATTATTCTTCTTTTGGTGAAAGCCATGGCTTAACTTCAAAGAGAATAATTTGAATATTAATGGATGCAAATGCCCCTTTAAATAACCATATTTTACTAGGAAAACctttttattatttgaaaattTCGCTTACCCAACTTATGGAAATTAATATAAAGGAAATAATGTAATTAAGTACCACGAAACCTTATTTTACTGCGAAGCAGAATTTCAACTTATGAAATCTTTTTTTGTAATTATTCAAAACGTCATTCCAACTTTTGGAAGTTAATACAGAATTATATTATTTTGAAACTTCATCTTCTCAACTTATGGAAATTAATACTCCTGTAAAGAAACAATGCAATCAATAATTAAGAAGCACCACAAAAACATGTTACGTTTAACTGGGAAGCAGAATTATATTATTTGGAAATTTCGATTTctcaatttatagaaattaatattaaggaaataattaaaataataagagCTAATTAAGCACCACTAAATCTAAATGTAGCAGGAAAAGAATGGTTTCATTATTACGAAATTCCTTTCCTACTAATAGAAAAGAATATAATAGGAAAATTTCCAAACTCAAAGCTTTCaaaaaaaagaatatttaaagaaagaatttattCAAGTAATTCGACCCAAATACATTTAGCTGTGGGCAACTACGATaactaaaatttattttttttctcaaaaatttAGGGGACAAACACTAATTACACACGTACCTCGTTGCACCTCTATAAAGTTCCAAATTAAACATGGTAAGTACTTGTATGATTTAATTTTTGGCAATACTACGTTTAGTTATTACCTTTAGTTTCATTGGAACTTCTAAAGTACTTGGaaattaaatttccaaaattaaaGTAGTAGGCATGTTTCCTAAAATTCTAGTCCTAGCAAGTAAGGAGGCAATTAACTACGCCTTTAAAAGTACCTTAGAGGCTTATTCATTGGCACTGACAAATTAAAACTCTTGGTAAGATCTTTTGCTCTTGTTGTTATATTATTCAGAAACTAGACATCACAATCTTTCGAAAATAGTAATTTAATAACTTATAGCAACGTGATTAATTTGAAGCGATTAATTAGAGTCGGGGAAATCTATATAGCAAATTTAAACTTCAAATtaagagagaggagagggagttGGAATATATACCACCAAAGTATAGTTTCAAATGACATCATTGTGAAACGTAGGGGCGTACTCAGCATTGTTTTCAAGCGGTGTCGATATTTATAGAAAAACGTAACGAAGAATAAATAACACCCCACTAATTATCATATTACTCAACAAAAAATAACCTTAGTCCATTAGTTTTATAGAGTCTTAACTTAGAAGATGTCATAATTTCAATTCTACTTTACCACAACTCTTAACAATATATGTTCtctcaaatatttttaaaaaatatgatcTAGTTGTGGTTTGAACCTCTAACCTCTTAAAAAAAATCAAGAACTTAACTAGTGTGCCTAGTAACAATATATGTCAAgtgatgtcattttctttatcttATTGTAACCCTACAatattaatacatatatttcGTAAAATATTTCCGACGAAGGGGTGTCACGAGTTTCATATGCATCCGCCCCTGGTGAAACAGTAATGTGAAAGCAAATGTTAGTCAAAAGCGCACTCATATCAAGCAGGTGTTTTATTGAGTTTTGACTTTTGCAACCAAACAAATGCataccagtgttttaaaaggcgtgggcgtaaggcgggacattttacatatgcctcagcggggcgtaagccccataggtatttaatttttaatattttataaaataatataataacagtaaatatttataaacaggtaaaattgcataaaaattgaaaaaaactatatatatatatatatgtgtgctccatccccacaaaaaactaatcaaaacaatctattatacgttacttacaagcacaagtaatttgagtctaaaaaaataaatttttctatatggaggaataaaaaggatgattaacctgtaatttgaactttgaatttgctgctatgaagaagaatgtagttctctttgtatttgtaaaaaaattaaatattcgttacttttgggagatattagcatactagcggacaagataaaaaattgagaaaaccatgaattagggcttaaatcaataaaaaagatctttatttttaaatttaatacttttgagttcattTTTAAACCTTTTGTGTAATTACAAAactcacttttgagaatttgggtattatatgaaggactaattcaacaaattttgttttaatttaaaaaagtCTCTGGGCCTTACTCCATACTAAAAAAACGCgtctcttgagactttcgccccatactatcgccccggggctcgccccagaaACACCTTTTAAAACATTAATGCATACACTATTGTATTACGTGACCAAATTTAGGAAGCCTAAcacatttaattaattattcatgTTTGTAATATCTGCCCTTTTTTTTGGTTGACATAAAGTGTTCGTTACTATTAGAGCCGTCAATATAGGTTTGTCTATCCCTAGTCCATTATTTGATCGTGAGCCAACCCTTATTAACAGCTCTAACATAAAGTAGTGTTTTATCGTATATAAGACCTTACATATGAATTGTGTAACATGCAGTTTTCAACTACGACCCGCAGTTGCACAATGTGAGGCAAGTGAACGTCGACGACTATAACACATGCAGCGATAAAACTCCAATAGCCAGTTTCAATTTCGGCAGCGATTCAGTCATCCTCGCAACTCCAGGGGACTATTATTTCTTGTGTGATATTTCACGTTAAAATCGCAGCTCCAGCAACACCTCTTCTAACTCCGATAGCCCCAACAAAGGGTAATCCTAATCATTTTCCTAGTAATCCCACAAAGAAGCCACCTGAAACTTTGTAACCTTATCATCCCTCTGCAAATACTGCTTATTATTCATCCAAGTGGTTTCCAATTAGCATGTTATTGCCATTGATTCTTGctctttcttttttattattGGCTTTGGCTCCTAGAAATGGTTGCGATTCTAAAATTGTAGATCATAATATATTGGGGGGGGGAATAAATATTTTGTTAGAAAAGGTGTTTCTTTTTTGGGTGAATTTTTGTAGTGGAAGTTAAATATATATTCATTTAGTAATTTTTTAGTGGTTCTTCCACCCAATTATTTTAGTCGATTTTGGAATATGATTATTTaacttattattatttatttcaagTTCAGTTATTATTTTGTGAGAGATTTGAACTACTGCTTAACAATTTATTAATTTCAAGGCCTTATAGTGAAAATTGTATATAACCGGCAAATTTGTTTTTGCTTAACAAATTTGATATATTATTGCTCTTTGTTTCTGATTAGTTTTTGCTTCTAGGAATGGTTGAGACACAAAAACTGTAGGTcacaataaatttttaaatttttgttgggGTCAAATCTTTTGTTAGTATAGTTTTTTCGGGTGAATTTTTGGCTAGAGTGGCTTTATAGTATTGTTTTGCATTGGGAATAATAATCATTTAAGAGAGACTCTCTGCTTTCTCTCTAAAAACTTCATCACCAAACTACTAGCAATGACGAATCTACAGAACATAGCCACTCACTTCAAAATCCCTCTCAAACCACCAGATTTATCATCTAAAAACGTAGATGAAGTTGAGAAATCATCCTTCCTTGAAAAACTAGTATCAATGGTCCCATCACAACACACAACTACACTAATAGATGTCGATCAAGAGATGGACCAACACAATCCTAACGAAGACATCACATAAAAATGAAAACAGATCTAGATGTTATTCTGTTATCGCATGAGGAGAAAACCCGTATATACCAACCATGGAAATACTTAGTTATCATCAAACTGTTTGGTAAAAGGGTCCCCCATCAATATCTCAAAACAAGAATTTGAGATCTATGGAAACCCAGTGAGGATTTTTCTCTAATAGATCTAGGTGAAGACTTCTTCATTGTAAAGTTCCTAAAGGAAGAAATTATGAATCGTGTCCTGCACAATGGACCCTGATTCATTAATTCCTCACAAAATCAAGAAGGAAAGTCCACAGTAGCTATCAATCAaggaaaatttcaaaatattaattatAGTTTAGTAGCTAATAAGAAGACCCCTCAACAGAATACTGCCACGTCAAATAAAAATCAGTTGGTTAACCCATCGATAATTCCAAAGAGACAAGGAAACTTTGGCATGACACATAGCACACATGCGTCCATGCCTGCCAATATTAAGgaaggaccatttgacacattagACTATACCACAAATCCTAAAAATACCATGGttaaccatcatcaacaccactGCTTGCCCAACCTCCTCCTAAAACCAATCTGAACAAGAGTGATGGTAAACAAATTAAATATTAACCCCCAAAAGAAGATAGCTATAACACACTAAGCCATATATAATAATGGAATGCAGATAGATACTGAATCTACTGCATTGACATTACAATCTTCTTCCAATTTTAATATTAACCGTTCAAATTCTCAAAATACTAAGATTCACACTATTCTCTACTCAGAGAAGGCTCCTCCAACGAATACAAATCCAGATTCGAAGATTCTAAACTTTTCCTCAATCGGATCCTCCTCGAATAATAAATCTACTTGTCCACCAAATACTGCTCATATTTATTCTCAATACCACCACTCTCAGTCGACCACCTTCACCAAGAAATAATGTTGATCATTCACAATCCCTCATACTAAGTCCAAACGATGAGCGAGGAGATGAAGATGACTATGGACAACTACATCAGTCATCTAACTCTGTCCAACATTATCAACCTTTTGGCAGAATGTCGCAATGGATGTTCACTAAGTAAGTCCACTACAACCAATAGCAGCAACCATTCCACCATAACCCAAACCACGAGAACTGGAGATGGAAGGAAAGGAAGAAGTGGCAAAACTGGAAGACATAACCATAATTCTCTTCAAGGAGAGGCAAGAGAAAAGATATCTGCTAGTTTGCTCCCTTCTACTACCGAAATGTACCATAAACATAAGGTCTCCAAAAAATATGCAATAACTTTGATCCCCAGGGATATTTTACTTTTGGAGGCACTGAACAACCCATTCCCCAACATGACTAGGTAccttaattttattatttgaaattgtAAGGGAGTTAATAATGATAACTTTAGGAGAAACTTTAGAGCTCTTCTTGATTGCCATAGGCCAGCAGTCATAGCTCTTCTTGAGACTAAGCAGGTTGACCATGATCAGTTAAGGGATGCCATCAATTTTACAAACATGATAGAGATGCCAGCAAATGGTAGGTCAGGAGACATAGTGGTTATGTGGCAGAACAACATAGTGACTCTTGATGAAGTAAATACTACTAGTCACGAAGTTCATGCTAGCTATGAACAAGGTACAACACTATCCCAAACCATGGTTATTTTCGGTTATCTATGCTAGTAATAGTTTCAAAGTAGACTTGTCTTGTGGGATAAACTGAGCTCCATGTATGATAGTATTACAAGGGCCCCTGGCTTATAGGGAGGGATTTTAATGAAGTTCTAAGTGCAAATGATAAATGGGGTGAAAATTCCATTAACAATGCCCGTGCAAACCATTTCTCGAATTGTATTAACTATTGTAATATGATGGATTTAGGATTTAAGGAACCAAAATACACTTGGTCAAATCATAGAAAGAGAAACCCTTCATTAATTCTAGAAAGACTAGATAGAATCTTTGTTAATAATGATTGGGTATCTTTATTTGGGGATGCGATAGTAAACCATCTTCCAAATACCTACTCGGATCACAACCCTTTACTACTACAATTAACAAAACCTTCCAATATTGGTAAAAACCCTTTTAGGTTTGAAACTATTTGGTGTTCTAGTCCAGACCTTAGGAACATTATTAGTAATAGTTGGCAGAATACCCAAGACCTGATGGATGCCACAAAAACTTTTGAGCATAATGCAACTTGGTGGAACACCAATAAATTTGGTAACATATTTAGGAGAAAGAGATCAATTTTGGCGCGCTTGCAGGGAATACAAAATTCTCCGAGATATGCCACTAGTGACTTTCTTAAGAACTTGAAGACCTCCTTAGTGAGATCTTACAATGACATTTTAAAGTTAGAGGAAGATTTCTGGAAATTGAAGTCCCGTATAAACTGGCTAAATTATGGGGACGCAAATACTAGATTTTTTCAAATCTCAGCTTTGAATAGGCGTAGGCATAGGCGTAATAGAATAGTATCATTAAAGGACGATCAAGGAAATTGGATTTATGAGCCTAGGGAAATCATTCAGCACACCTACAACTTCTTCAATAAACTCTACCTTACGGATCATAAATTTTTTTCGAAGACCCCAAATGCTCCTATGAATACTCACAATATCCTCTCAACTACTTAAGATAATTCTCATATAGGTAGAAACCTTTCTAACCAAAAAATCATAAATGTTGTTCACTCTTTTAAACCTTTCAAATCCCCAGGATTGGATGGCCTTCATCCATTCTTCTATCAAAGAAATTGGGATATCGTAGGAGAGTCTGTTACCAACTTATGCCATGAGGTCTTTCACAATCAAGCAATACATCCTGCTCTAAATAATACCTATGTTTGCCTATTCCCTAAAATTGATAATGCAAACAATCTGAAAATATTTCGGCCTATAGACCTTTGTAACACCATTTATAAAGTGATCACAAAGATCATTGTTAATCGTGTTAAACCTTTATTGCATAAGATTATAGGGCCCTTCCAATCGAGCTTCTTTTTTAAAATAGAAGAGCTTCAGATAATGCTATAATTATCCAAAAAATCATCTCTTCATTCAACAAAATGAAAGGGAAAAAAGCCAATATGCTTATCAAAATTGATTTAGAAAAGGCTTTTCATAGACTTGAATGGCCCTTTGTCCACACCACCCTTAGATTCTTTAACTTCCTGAACAATACCACAAATCTCATTATGAATTGCATCACTACCACTAGTATCTCTGTTCTTGTCAATGGGAGAAGAACATATTATTTTCAACCTTCTAGAGGTATTCGCCAAGGAGATCCTCTGTCACCCTACATATTCATCATTTGCCTTGAACTACTCTAATAGGTATAACAAAAGAAGTGGAAACTAAGCACTGGATCCCTATTAAAAAAATAGAGAAGGACCTCGTTTATCACATAATTTTTATGTGGATGATCTCATTTTCATGGCTCAAGCCTCCATAAAGACTAGTAATTCGATTAAGAATATTATGCATGCCTTTTGTAGCTTTTCTGGGGAAAATATTAATTATGCTAAATCTAagattattttttcaaaatcagTACCATTAACCTCAATCAAGACATTATTTGTAATATTCTTAATATTAAGGAAGGTACGACTTTTGGAAATTATCTTGGATTTCCAATATTTCATAAAAGGCCAAATAATTCTGATTTCAAATTTGTGCTGGATAATATGAAGTCTAGACTTGCAGGTTGGAAaacaaacttttaaaatattgcaGGTAGAACCACTCTTATAAGATCCACTCTCAATACCATCCCAAATCATGTGATGTAATACATAAAACTCCCTCTGAAAATCACCAACTCTATTGATAAAATACAACGTGACTTTCTTTGGGGTTCTAATGATAAGAAAACTAAGCTTCACATGGTCAGTTGGGACATAATAACTATTCCAAAGGAACAAGGAGGACTTGGTTTGATCAAGGCCGATTTAAACAATAATTCTTGGTTAACAGACTTACCGTGGAGATTTTTCACAAACTCTTTCAATCTGTAGGCTCAAGTCCTCATACACAGGCATTGTACAAATACCCATAGCAATAGATCCCTCACTTATCGATTAAATCCCAAAACTATAATTTGGAATAATATTCTTAAAGGGTGGTCTGTTTGCAATAAAGGGGTCGCATGGACGATTGGAAATGGAAAGAATATTACTCTGTGGACTTTCACCTGGACCCCATTAAATAGGCCTTTAAGATATGGAGTGGGATGAATTTCTCTCGGATTTGGAAACGTAAGGGTCTTCAAGGCTCGAGCCTCTCGAATCATTTCCTCGGAAAATGAGGGGACTAGCGGGGATCCTCGAATTTCTATtaccccaagtgaatcacttggggcattctctcCATCTCGAGGGGCCTCGTGACCATCCCCCACAGTCGTACCCACcattggctcattatggtggAAGGTAGCCTCAATCCTCGATGATTCAGGGACTTCGACCAATTCTCTTCCCAAGACTCCCCCATCACAAAATAGAATCTTTGCGGTCTTCATCGATTCAGTAGCCTTTGGAGCCTCGGCgcttttcttcactcgggccaccaatatggacccgtcattttcttcttcctcttcgtcttcatccctcagACGCCGAACTGACTCTTCGGTCAAAGGGATggtgttcttcctcggcttacgagccgtctttGTCTTAAGTGTTGGATGCTTGGAGgtagaggccctttttctttTGTTATCCTTCGCCAGTTTTGGAACCGGGGCCGAAGTCTCTTCCTTTCTAGACgagggcctcatgaccgcataTTTGCCCAGGCCTACACATAAGAGAATCAGTTAAGTATAAGAAAGTCATTTCATTCGAATCATCGAAGGCATGGGGAAGAGGATTACCATAATTTttagcctcccatcggccctttgacaagtcacGCCACGAGTgctcggcatatgtggaggtcgaagccaggtcccgtaccaagctcttaaggttaggaatAGCACCAGGCATCCAAGCAATCGCTACATCACAGAAAAGGATATCGGTAAGAAACAAAGGAGCAAAACAATAGGAGCTAACAGTagaattatacttacgcttcatttTTCATTCCTCGAAAAATGGCATTTTTCCGGCCGGGATTAGGTCTGAAAtcttcactcgaatgaaccttcccatccagcctcggtccttgtcctcgtctatgctcgagaacatcactttggtagcccggcgctatagttttattaacccaccttgATAGCGGCGGGGGCTGTATAAcctaatgaggtggtcgagggtgaaaggcatcctctcaactttgttcacaaagaagcagatcaaaataacgatccgccaaaaagaatgatggatttgaaagggtaagtatacacacttaaaaaccctttcatatgggtagtaatatcttcttcgggagtcgggattatcacttctttgtcctcccaattgcaatctttccttaACTGTTTAAGATGGCCCTCGGTTATCGAGTACATATATCCCGATACTAGATTGCATCGATCGGAAACCGGCGAAGCTTTGTAAATCTTAAAATCGGAGATAAGGACAgaccccccgggaacacactcctcaggtcatggctccaccggtgttttgtcgtcGGCGGGCcgcgaagaagaagctttttctttttgaaaaatggtttttgacgttttcgccattggtatttgaagattgaagatagaaaagatgacaagatttggtgttctaaagagggattttgcagtgaaaatcataaatttataGATAAAGAACTCAGAAGATACAATAAGAACTTAGTAGATTTGGTGATTGGGATCTGAAAGTAAAAAATGGTAAAGAGAGGAGCTATTTATAGAACTGGTAATGACGGCTCAATATTAGCAGCGGTCGACCATCGTCtaacacacatttaatgccttgataactggaccaacgggacagctatcacgtacaTCATGGTCAGgttcgatgcaaacgtcagtgtatatctagtcATGCCGTTGGAAAATCGTGTCATTTCTCGCCATATTCTTTCCGAGAAATAAGGGAATTATcggtatacggtcaaaatcggtttTCGACCTTCGAATGATTACTAAAGATTGGAACGTAATGGACCGAAAGttgtcttcataatatcgaaatgagatctgaagccaggtTACCAAGCTCAAGTTTCGGGGACCAATTAAGTACCGAGCTCgattccaaatcgaactatgatgtgaggcggtgttatcgagcttaagagccagagaccgactAATACCGAGCCAAAATCAATTTCGGGCCCCGAAccaatatcgagctctaaacctGGAAATCGACCGacaccaagtccgatcaagatcgagccaagagacaagagtcattacagccgcactaagggagagaatctcggcgggaattagggaaaaactaatctatcatgggattcccactatgtatttttaattatatctaaagtagtatctctccactataagagggatagtTATTATTTCTATGGGGAATCAGATATCATGGCATTCATACACTcttatattattgatattcacagaGAAAAACATACTAATATTCATATAGAGATTATCCCTTTTTGGGCTTAGTATaatgattcatcttgcttgttcacaaaatattttctactcagtttggtttgtatttcattctttatacagtcaatacccagtatatttctacttactttctgATTTGTGCCAAGTTGTACCACGtatcttagaactacgtataaatttcaCTCCATCCGTTTTTGGGTAAATATAGTGGAAACGAAGCATTGAATCCCCATTAAAATAGGTAGAGCAGCACCTCGTTTATCACATATTTTTTATGCTGATGATCTCACTTTCATGGCTCAAGATTCCATAAAGACTAGTAATTCGATTAAGAAGATTATGCATGCCTTTTGTAGCTTTTCTAGGAAAAATATTAATTATGCTAAACCTaagattatttttttcaaaaatagtaCCATTAACCTCAAGCAAGACATTTGTAATATTCTTAATATTAAGGAAGGTACGACTTTTGGAAAGTATCTTGGATTTTCAATATTTTATAAAAGGTCAAAAAATTCTGATTTTCAATTTGTGCAGGATAATATGAAGTCTAGACTTGTAGGTTAGAAAACAAACTTTTTAAATATTACAGGTAGAACCACTCTTATAAGATCCACTCTCAATACCATCCCAAATCATGTGATGCAATACATAAAACTCCCTCGGAAAATCACCAACTCTATTGACAAAATACAACGTGACTTTCTTTGTGGTTCTAATGATAAGAAAACTAAGCTTCACATGGTCATTTGGGACATAATAACTACTCCAAAGGAACAAGGAGGACTTCGTTTGATCAAGGCCGATTTAAACATTAATGCTTGGTTAACAGACTTAGCCTGGAGACTTTTCACAAACCCTTTTAATCTTTAGGCTCAAGTCCTCATACACAGGCATTGTACAAGTACCCATAGCAATAGATCCCTCACTTATCGATTAAATACCAAAACTAGAATTTGAAATAATATTCTTAAAGGGTGGTCTTTTTTGCAATAAAGGGGTCGCATGGACGATTGGAAATGGAAAGAATATTACTCTGTGGACTTCCACTTGGACCCCATTAAATAGGCCTTTAAGATATGGAGTGGGAGGAATTTCTCATGGATTTGGAAACGTAAGGGTCTTCAAGGCTCGAGCCTCTTGAATCATTTCCTCGGAAAACGAGGGGACCAGCGGGGATCCTCGAATTTCTAtagccccaagtgaatcactcggTGTCACACATCCTTTTCCCGAGGGGGATAGGGGAtaaggagttttttcaattaaagtgacgttaatcgaaatgggattatttatttatcagagtctccacttggaatagttgttatggtgtcccaagtcaccggtttattttaaatcccaaatcgagaaaattgactctattttatggtccgcgaacacagaagactgggtaaggaattctattaacccgggagaaggtgtgaggcactctcgagtttcgtgattttagcacggtcacttaacaattaatacttgacctaattatctgatttattacatatttaaagtctattgtgcatttttactttttaatcgcttttaattatttatgaaattatttctggaacaagtcacgatgtcatGCACTTGTGTTTTTGGTACACgtcgcaaaccgcgccacatgaaatgcacccgcgatttacgacatgcatatttttattattgtttgaagttctGGTCGAGTCACGTAAAACGCACACTCaaattgggatttacgtatcgtgaccatgccacgggaaccgtacccatggccacgatgatttattattcgcgtctaaagcaagctacgatgttcatgaTTAATTGCTACATTTGAGATCAAGCGTGAAGATCCAAGAGTTATGGAATAATTGTTGGAGAAACATCACGTGGATTAAATATGGAAAAGTATGCTTGTTACTAAAGAAGGGATAAGCCAGTCGCATATTATCACGAAGTGGGCCTGGCATATGACTTATTTGCCTCATCAATTCATTTATGAAATGGGATCAAACTAACAACCTGTGCTATTATAATCCCAATTTAATTTTCTGATTCCCTAAGACTAACAGATGGCCCAGTCAACGTAAATACTAACCAAATAGCCTACTAGTTAATAAAGCAACTCAAATCAACTTAACAAATTCATGGCAACTCTCACCCAGCTTCGGTTTCAAATTTAAGAATGAAACTAATAAAATCTTATAACAAAATAAGGATCTTAAAACATAACCATATAAACACGAAAGAAACAGACTATATGGAGAACTATTCGAAGATACTCAAATTCTAAGGTAGAACATTACTCAACTGGAACTAACTGTTACACAAATGGCCACCTTCACATTATTTAATATAAATTGGACTCATGGTTTGATGTTGAAGACTTTTCTAATTTTAATTTAACCTGAGAAATTCAATTTCAGTTCCAGTTTTAAATGAACAAAAATATCTGAATTTCAACACACTTGAGCGCAAATCAGTTGTCTTACAAGTGAAGGCTTAACAGTGATTTAACAAATGATTTTTTTGCACACAGATTTATTCTAACTTTATGCATCAGAGTATTTCAACATTAATTCAAATTTGCAATTAGCAGCGATGAACT contains:
- the LOC104090289 gene encoding uncharacterized protein is translated as MKPIAWMPGAIPNLKSLVRDLASTSTYAEHSWRDLSKGRWEAKNYGLGKYAVMRPSSRKEETSAPVPKLAKDNKRKRASTSKHPTLKTKTARKPRKNTIPLTEESVRRLRDEDEEEEENDGSILVARVKKSAEAPKATESMKTAKILFCDGGVLGRELVEVPESSRIEATFHHNEPMVGTTVGDGHEAPRDGENAPSDSLGVIEIRGSPLVPSFSEEMIREARALKTLTFPNPREIHPTPYLKGLFNGVQVKVHRVIFFPFPIVHATPLLQTDHPLRILFQIIVLGFNR